The sequence below is a genomic window from Actinokineospora baliensis.
AGTCGCGCGGCTGCGGCAGCCACCCCGCCAGGTCGTGCTCGCCGCCTGCGAGTTGGCCCTCAACTACGTGCGCCCCGGCGACGAGGCCCTCGGGTACGCGGGGGCGCTGTTGGCCAGCGGCGTGCGCACGGTCGTCGCGGCGACCAGCCGGGTCGGTGACGAGGCCGCCGCGACCGCCATGGTCACCTACCACCAGCGGCTCACCGCGGGGCTCACGCCCGCCAGGGCACTGGCGGAGTCCATCGCCGAGGACCCCTTCCGCAGGCCGTTCATCTGCCTCGGCGCGGGCTAGACAGGCGGGGGCGCCGAACCTACGATCCGCTCACCTGTGTCGTGGACCACAGTGGTGAGAGGCGGTCGCGGTGGACGAGTACCCGACGCTGTGCGCGGCCTTCCAGGAGATCGCCCAGATCAACCCGGCCCAGGTGGCGCTGCGCACGCCCGGGGGCGTCGTGTCGATCACCTGGCGCGAGTACGCGAAGCGGGTCAGGACCATCGCGGCGGGACTGTCCGCGCTGGGGGTGGCGCGCGGCGAGCCGGTGGGGCTGATGCTGACCAACCGCCCCGAGTTCCACCTCGTCGACACCGCCGCCCTGCACCTGGGGGCGCTGCCGTTCTCGGTCTACAACACCAGCACCCCAGAGCAGTTGGCCCACGTCTTCGCCAACGCGGGCAACGAGGTCGTGGCGACCGAACGGTCGTTCGTGCCGGTTCTTCTGGCCGCGGTGCCCCACCTGCGCCTGGTATGCGTGGACGGCGCGGTGGACGGCGCCGAGTCGCTGGCCGAGGTCGAGGCGGGCGGCGCACCGGACTTCGACTTCGACGCCGCCTGGCGCGCGGTCGAACCCGACGACGTCGCCACCATCATCTACACCTCGGGGACAACCGGCCCGCCCAAGGGCGTCGAGTTGACCCACGCCAACGTCATGGCCGTCGCCCAGGCGGTCAAGCAGGCCTTCGAACTGCTCCCGGGCGACCGGGTGCTCTCGTTCCTGCCCTCGGCGCACATCGCCGACCGGGTCGCCTCGCACTACGCCTCGATCCTGTTCGGCACCCAGGTCACCTCGGTGGCCGACCCCCGCGACCTGGCGACCGCGCTGCCGGACGCCCGGCCGCACCTGTTCTTCGCGGTGCCCAGGGTGTGGCAGAAGTTCAAGCTCGCCATCGAATCGGCCATCGCCGCCGAACCGAGCCCGGTCAAACGCGCCATCGCCACCTGGGCGATCGACATCGGGCAGCGGCACCTGCGCGCGCCCTGGTCGCTGACCCTGGCCGCCCGGTACGCGGTCGCCGACCGCCTGGTGCTGCGTCGGTTGCGGGCCCGCCTCGGTCTCGCCGAGGCCAAGGTCCCGGCCTCCGGCGCGGCCGCCATCCCGGTGCCGACCCTGGAGTTCTTCTGGGCCATCGGCATCCCCGTCTACGAGATCTGGGGCATGTCCGAGACCGCGGGCCTGGGCACCTCCGGCCGCATCGGCCTCAACAAGCGCGGCACCGTCGGCACCCCCGTCCACGGCACCGAAGTCCGCCTCGCCGACGACGGCGAACTCCTCATCCGCGGCGCGTCGGTCATGCTCCGCTACCGCAACGACCCCATCCGCACCGCCGCCACCATCGACCCCGACGGCTGGGTGCACACCGGAGACATCGGCGAGATCGACGAGGACGGGTTCGTGTCCATCGTGGACCGCAAGAAGGAACTCATCATCACCTCCTCCGGCAAGAACATGTCGCCCACCAACATCGAGAACGCCATCAAAGCGGCCAACTCCGCCATCAGCCAAGTAGTAGCCATCGGCGACAACCGCCCCTACATCTCCGCCCTGGTCGTCTTAGACCAAGACGCCGCTGTGGCCCTTGCGGCCCGGCACAACCTCCCCACCACCCCAGAGGCTCTAGCGGCGTCCCCGGAAATCCGCGCCCTGGTGGCCAACGCGGTCCGGGAAGGAAACCAACACCTGTCCCGAGTGGAGCAGGTCAAACGCTTCCACATCCTCCCCACCTACTGGCACCCCGGCGGGGACGAACTCACCCCCACCCTCAAACTCCGCCGCAAACCCATAGCCGACAAATACGCCACCGCCATCACCGACCTCTACGCCGAAACCCCCACCCCCAACACCATCAACCTCGCTGCCACCGCCTAACCCCGCCACTGCTCCTGCTCGCCCTAACTGCTCGATGGGGCGAACTTGTTTTGCGCGGGGCCCCTGCGCCACCCGTGGCAGGACCGCAAAGCTGGGGCCGAAGAGCATGGCCCTGTCCGCGCAGAACGCTACGACTGCCGCCACCCCACGCAAAACAAGTCCGCCCCATCGAGCCGCCGCGCCCAGCCCCTCGAGCTGGCCCACCCAACCCAGCCCCCGAGCTGGCCCGCCGGACTCAGCCGCCCGGGCCAGCCCTGCCTGCCTCACCGCTGCTCCTGGAGGCCGCTGCCTCTAACTGCTCGATGGGGCGAACTTGTTTTGCGCGGGGCCCCTGCACCAGTCGTGGCAGGACCGCAAAGCTGGGGCCGAAGAGCGTGGCCCTGTCCGCGCAGGAACGCTACGACTGCCGCCACCCCACGCAAAACAAGTCCGCCCCATCGAGCCGCCGCGCCCAGCCCCTCGAGCTGGCCCACCCAACCCAGCCCCCGAGCTGGCCCGCCGGACTCAGCCGCCCGGGCCAGCCCTGCCTGCCTCACCGCTGCTCCTGGAGGCCGCTGCCTCTAACTGCTCGATGGGGCGAACTTGTTTTGCGCGGGGCCCCTGCACCAGTCGTGGCAGGACCGCAAAGCTGGGGCCGAAGAGCGTGGCCCTGTCCGCGCAGGAACGCTACGACTGCCGCCACCCCACGCAAAACAAGTCCGCCCCATCGAGCCGCCGCGCCCAGCCCCCTGAGCTGGCCCGCCCAACCCAACCGCCCGAGTCAGCCCGCCCAAACCAGCCCCCCGAGTCAGCCCGCTCAACCCGACCCCCGAGCCGGCCCACCCAACTCAGCCCCCCGAGCCCACCCCGCCAGCTTCACCACCGCTCCTCGGAAGCTGCCCGCATGTTCTGCTCGATGGGGTGGACCTGTTTTGTGTGGGGGAGCGGCACCCGTAGCCTGACCGGCGGCTGGCTGGGCCGTCCCTTTGGCCCCCAGCTTTTCAGGCCCAGCACGGGTGTCGCAGGGGCCCCGCACAAAACAGGTCCACCCCATCGAGCCCACCGCACAACCACGAACCGACCCCGCCAGCCCAGCCCACCGAGTCAACCCCGCCAGCCCGACAACCGCTCCCGGAAGCCGCCCACCCAAGTGCTCGATGGGGCGGACCTGTTTTGCGTGGGGGAGCGGTGCCCGTAGCGTTGTGCGCTGCAGGGCCACGCTTTTCGGCCCCAGCTTTGCGGTCCTGCCACGGGCGGCGCAGGGGCCTCGCGCAAAACAGGTTCGCCCCATCGAGCACACCGCACTACTACGGATCGGGTCGCGAGGTCGCCGCCAGGCGACGAGCCGACCCCTCACCGCACCAACAGGTTCACATCCCCGAACTCATGCCACAGATACCCCCCACCCGCAGCCTCCCCATAACACCTCTCCACCGCCCCCCTCCCCGCCACCGCCACCAACATGTCCACATGCGACGCCCCCGCCTCGTGGAACCCCGTCAACAACCCATCAACCACCGCCACCCCCCGTTCCGGCGTAACCACCAACTCCGTCCACCCAGACGCCTCCCGCACCACCCCACCGCGCACCGCCGACTCCACCGCGCGCACCGCCGTCGTCCCCACTGCGATCACTCGCCGCCCTTGCGCTCGAGCGGTGTTCACCACCTCCGCGCTTTCCGCCGACACGCGGAACCACTCCGGGTACGGCCGCTCGTGTGCCTCCGGTGACGCCACCCCTGTGTGCAGCAGCACCGGTGCGAATTGGACGCCCGCGGCCACCAGGCGGGTCACCAGGCGGTCGGTGAAGGGGCGGCCTGCGCTGGGCATTTCCGCGCTGCCCGGGTCGACCCCGAAGACCGTTTGGTAGTAGCGCAACGGCCACGCGCGGGGCACGTACCCGTAGCGGATCGGTTCTCCGAACGCCCCCAGGTAGGCGCTGACCGTCGTGAACGGGCCGGGGCGGACCGCCGCTTCCCATAGCCGGTCCCGTGAGTACCGCCGCAGCAGCACCACGGACGCTCCGCCTGCCAGGTCCAAGCGGTCCCCGGCGGTGCCGTGCGGGTAGGGGGCCGTTCCCGAGCGCAGTTCCACCAGCCAGGTCCCGTCGGGGTTCTGGGTGGACAGGTGCACTTTCAGCTGTCCGCCGGTGACCGCCACGGACGCGGGCAGGGTTCCAGAGGTGTTGACCACGAGCACGTCGCCCGCGTGTAAGACCGACGGCAGGTCGCTGAACCGGTGGTGGCTGATCTCCCCGCCGTCGCTGACCAGCAGCCGCACCCCGTCGCGGGCGAGACCGCGCGCCTCGGGGGGTTCGTGGGCGTCCAGGCCGCCGGGCAGGGTGAGTTCGACGGTCATACCGCCACCTCCGGCAGGCGGATCCGGCCGGATTCCGGGCGGGTGGACACCAGGTGCACGACGGCGGGGACGACGGTTTCCGGGAGTGGGCGGTCGGTGATGTCCTCGCCGGGGAAGGCGTCCTGGTGCATCTGGGTTCGCAGGTCGCCCGGGTCGGCCCACCACACCCGGATGGCCGGTTCCTCCTTGGACAGCACGTTGCTGAGCAGTTCCACCGCCGCCTTCGAGGCGCCGTAGCCACCCCAGCCCTCGTAGGGTTCGACGGCGGCGTCCGAGGTGATGGTGAGGACGGCGCCGCCCCGCCTGCGCAGCCCGGGCAGCGCCACCTGGACGAGACCGAGCACCGCGAGCACATTGGCCTCGAAGACCTCGCGCAGTGCGTCGACCGGGTACTCGGCCAGGCCGGGCAACGGGGTCGGGCCCAGCGCACCGGCGTTGTTGACCACCAGGGTGGCACCGCCGAGCTCGTCGGCCGCGGCCACCAGCCGCTCGCGGTGGTCGGGGTCGGTGATGTCGCCCGGCAGCGCTCTGACCCGGCCGGGCAGCGCGTCCGCGACGGCGGTGAGCGCGGGCGCGCCCCTGGCGTCGAGCACGAGGTCCCACCCGGCCTCGGCGAGACCGGTGGCGATGGCGCGCCCCAACCCCCGGGAGGCGCCGGTGACGATGGCCAACTGGTGCACGGGATTCCCCTTCCCTCCAACGAAGACCGGACACCCGGCCCACCACCGACGGTAGGCACCACCACCGGACCTGCCATCAGACCCGAGATGGGACTTCCCTCCGACTTTGGTCCTAGGACCAGCGGTTTCGTCGGCCCACCTCGGTACCGTGAACCCGTGACCGGGATCGGGAGCAACGAACTGCGCGCCGTCAGCGCCGCCGTGCTGGCGGTCGCGACGCACCTGTCGGTGCGCGAGGTGCTGCGCACGATCCTCACCTCCGCGCGCAGGCTCGTCGGCGCCCGCTACGCCGCGCTCGGCGTGCCGGACGAGGCGGGCGGCTTCGCCGAGTTCCTCGCCGACGGCGTCACCGACGAGCAGTGGGCGGCGATCGGCCCGGTGCCGCGCCAGCACGGTCTGCTCGGGGTGCTGCTGCACGACCCGAACCCGGTCCGCCTCGACGACGTCCGCGCCCACCCCCGGTTCGAGTGGTGGCCGAAGGCGCACCCCGTGCTCACCGACTTCCTCGGCATGCCCATCACCGACGGCGACGAGGTCCTCGGCGAGATCTTCGTGGCGAACAAGACCGAGGAGGGCGGGTTCACCGACCAGGACGAGGAGCTGCTCGCGCTGCTGGCGGCGCACGCGGCCATCGCGATCGTCAACGCGCGGCTGCACGAGCGGGCCAGAGAGCTGTCCATCGTCCAGGAGCGCACCAGGATCGCGCGCGAACTGCACGACGCGGTCACCCAGAAGCTGTTCAGCCTCCGGCTGGCCGCGGAGTCCGCCGCGGCCCTCGCCAGGCGCGACGCCGCGCGCGCAGCGGGCCAACTCGACCTTGTGCGCGCGTTGGCCGCCGAGGTCAGCGACGAGTTGCGCGCCGCGCTCGTGGGGCTGCGCCCGCCGGACCTGGCGGGCGACGGGCTCGACAGCGCGATCGGCAAGCAGGCGGACCTGCTCAACCGGGTGCACTCGGTGGACATCGTCTATAGGGGTGGCGAGGTGCCCCGGCTCACCACGACCAGGGAGGAGGCCGTCTACCGGGTGCTGCAAGAGGCGCTGCACAACGCGCTGCGCCACGCCAGCGCCCGCAACATCCAGGTCGACCTGCGGTTGCACTCCGGGGTCGTGGTGCTGGAGGTCACCGATGACGGCGTCGGGTTCGACGTGGCGGGCAGCCGCGAGCGCAAGTTGGGGCTGACCTCGATGCGGGAGCGGGCCCACACCGCGGGGGGCAGGTTGCGGGTCACCTCGACCAGCCCCGGGGGGACGACGGTACGGCTGGAGGTGCCCGTTGGGGGATGAGCGGATCAGGGTGCTCGTGGTCGACGACCACCCTGTGGTGCGCCAGGGGTTGCGCACCTTCCTGGACCTGCAGGACGACATCACCGTCGTCGGCGAGGCGGCCGACGGCGCGTCCGGTTTCGCCGCCGCCGAGCAGCTCAGACCCGATGTGGTGCTGCTCGACCTGCGCATGCCGGGCACCGACGGCGTCTACGCGCTCAACGCGCTGCGCGCGGCGGGCAACAAGGCGCGGGTCCTGGTCATCACCAGCTTCACCGAGCCGGTGGGCATCGTCCCCGCGGTGCGCGCGGGCGCCGCCGGGTACGTCTTCAAGGACGTGGACCCGTTGGCGTTGGCCGCGGCCGTGCGCTCGGTGCACGCCGGGCACGTCCTGCTGCACCCCGATGTGGCGCGCCTGCTGGCGGAGGGGGAGGCCAGGCCGGGCGGGTCCTCGTTGACCGCGCGCGAACTGGAGGTGCTCTCCCAGGTGGCGCAGGGCAACTCGAACCGGGAGATCGCCCGTGTGTTGATGTTGTCGGAGAAGACGGTGAAGTCCCACATGACCGCGATCCTGGGCAAGCTCGGGCTGCACGACCGCACGCAGGCGGCCCTCTACGCGGTGCGCACGGGTCTGGTCACCCCCGCGGCCCACTAGGCAGGCGGGGACCGGCGATTTCGCCGCGACCCGCGCACATCGTGCAACCCCAGGGCCGTTCGCGGAGTCTTCGTCAGTGCGGGGGCTGGGTGAGGCCACCCCGAGATCTACTATTCACCGTGTGTATAGTGCGTGCCAGTACCGGTCACGACATGGGGATTTGGGGGTA
It includes:
- a CDS encoding AMP-dependent synthetase/ligase, producing MDEYPTLCAAFQEIAQINPAQVALRTPGGVVSITWREYAKRVRTIAAGLSALGVARGEPVGLMLTNRPEFHLVDTAALHLGALPFSVYNTSTPEQLAHVFANAGNEVVATERSFVPVLLAAVPHLRLVCVDGAVDGAESLAEVEAGGAPDFDFDAAWRAVEPDDVATIIYTSGTTGPPKGVELTHANVMAVAQAVKQAFELLPGDRVLSFLPSAHIADRVASHYASILFGTQVTSVADPRDLATALPDARPHLFFAVPRVWQKFKLAIESAIAAEPSPVKRAIATWAIDIGQRHLRAPWSLTLAARYAVADRLVLRRLRARLGLAEAKVPASGAAAIPVPTLEFFWAIGIPVYEIWGMSETAGLGTSGRIGLNKRGTVGTPVHGTEVRLADDGELLIRGASVMLRYRNDPIRTAATIDPDGWVHTGDIGEIDEDGFVSIVDRKKELIITSSGKNMSPTNIENAIKAANSAISQVVAIGDNRPYISALVVLDQDAAVALAARHNLPTTPEALAASPEIRALVANAVREGNQHLSRVEQVKRFHILPTYWHPGGDELTPTLKLRRKPIADKYATAITDLYAETPTPNTINLAATA
- a CDS encoding S-adenosylmethionine:tRNA ribosyltransferase-isomerase — its product is MTVELTLPGGLDAHEPPEARGLARDGVRLLVSDGGEISHHRFSDLPSVLHAGDVLVVNTSGTLPASVAVTGGQLKVHLSTQNPDGTWLVELRSGTAPYPHGTAGDRLDLAGGASVVLLRRYSRDRLWEAAVRPGPFTTVSAYLGAFGEPIRYGYVPRAWPLRYYQTVFGVDPGSAEMPSAGRPFTDRLVTRLVAAGVQFAPVLLHTGVASPEAHERPYPEWFRVSAESAEVVNTARAQGRRVIAVGTTAVRAVESAVRGGVVREASGWTELVVTPERGVAVVDGLLTGFHEAGASHVDMLVAVAGRGAVERCYGEAAGGGYLWHEFGDVNLLVR
- a CDS encoding SDR family NAD(P)-dependent oxidoreductase; this encodes MHQLAIVTGASRGLGRAIATGLAEAGWDLVLDARGAPALTAVADALPGRVRALPGDITDPDHRERLVAAADELGGATLVVNNAGALGPTPLPGLAEYPVDALREVFEANVLAVLGLVQVALPGLRRRGGAVLTITSDAAVEPYEGWGGYGASKAAVELLSNVLSKEEPAIRVWWADPGDLRTQMHQDAFPGEDITDRPLPETVVPAVVHLVSTRPESGRIRLPEVAV
- a CDS encoding GAF domain-containing sensor histidine kinase codes for the protein MTGIGSNELRAVSAAVLAVATHLSVREVLRTILTSARRLVGARYAALGVPDEAGGFAEFLADGVTDEQWAAIGPVPRQHGLLGVLLHDPNPVRLDDVRAHPRFEWWPKAHPVLTDFLGMPITDGDEVLGEIFVANKTEEGGFTDQDEELLALLAAHAAIAIVNARLHERARELSIVQERTRIARELHDAVTQKLFSLRLAAESAAALARRDAARAAGQLDLVRALAAEVSDELRAALVGLRPPDLAGDGLDSAIGKQADLLNRVHSVDIVYRGGEVPRLTTTREEAVYRVLQEALHNALRHASARNIQVDLRLHSGVVVLEVTDDGVGFDVAGSRERKLGLTSMRERAHTAGGRLRVTSTSPGGTTVRLEVPVGG
- a CDS encoding response regulator; translation: MGDERIRVLVVDDHPVVRQGLRTFLDLQDDITVVGEAADGASGFAAAEQLRPDVVLLDLRMPGTDGVYALNALRAAGNKARVLVITSFTEPVGIVPAVRAGAAGYVFKDVDPLALAAAVRSVHAGHVLLHPDVARLLAEGEARPGGSSLTARELEVLSQVAQGNSNREIARVLMLSEKTVKSHMTAILGKLGLHDRTQAALYAVRTGLVTPAAH